From one Mya arenaria isolate MELC-2E11 chromosome 4, ASM2691426v1 genomic stretch:
- the LOC128230820 gene encoding zinc finger protein 596-like: MEALMSQIMMNAAYRVHQKARKFPLDLSKYKLLDHTCDSLVNQEDLRSETLGIVSSSPIVLRYAPSVGSDLVADTSVTESSGYVSGLSDDSIHTNREFEIPSPQPLVAHAHPFSIKALLADVPSISADTPSAPAIITSAFSPAPAFVQHVRQLTRPLKNESSFRSSKDADTFWCHACNALCVDGRDAQNHQRIHQLQDAPIGFRKSLFSTHGYVTRHIRLNDERFQCGLCDKVVAHCFFTKHQRLHAGYFCEICKKEFSTNSRLRDHMNVHSGNTPFTCSICDRKFSKRSSLTQHYRYHRDHRSFKCGYCAKYFNSKYACAVHERLHTGENPFRCTVPGCGNAYPQKIQLKLHMCSHKM; the protein is encoded by the coding sequence ATGGAGGCCCTGATGTCACAAATCATGATGAACGCCGCTTACCGGGTGCACCAGAAGGCGCGCAAGTTTCCCCTGGATCTCTCCAAGTACAAGCTTCTGGATCACACATGCGATTCTCTCGTCAACCAGGAAGATCTGCGCAGCGAGACACTTGGTATTGTCTCCTCGTCGCCCATCGTCCTTCGGTATGCGCCGAGTGTCGGGTCTGATTTGGTAGCGGACACATCCGTGACCGAGAGCAGCGGATACGTCTCTGGTTTAAGCGACGACAGCATTCACACCAACAGGGAGTTCGAGATACCTTCACCACAGCCGCTTGTCGCACATGCTCATCCATTTTCTATCAAAGCTCTTCTCGCCGACGTACCAAGTATTTCTGCTGACACCCCTTCCGCTCCGGCCATTATTACAAGTGCGTTTAGTCCGGCTCCGGCATTCGTGCAACACGTCCGACAGTTGACCAGACCACTAAAGAACGAGTCATCCTTCAGATCTTCAAAAGATGCAGACACGTTTTGGTGTCACGCCTGTAATGCTCTATGTGTTGACGGCCGAGACGCACAGAACCATCAGCGCATCCATCAACTCCAGGACGCCCCAATCGGTTTTCGGAAGTCGCTGTTCTCCACACACGGCTATGTCACACGACACATCCGGCTGAACGATGAGCGTTTTCAATGCGGCCTTTGCGACAAAGTGGTGGCACATTGTTTCTTCACGAAGCATCAGCGACTGCACGCCGGCTACTTCTGCGAGATTTGCAAAAAGGAGTTCAGCACCAATAGCCGCCTCCGAGATCACATGAACGTCCACTCCGGAAATACGCCGTTCACTTGCTCTATCTGCGACCGGAAGTTCTCCAAACGATCCTCGCTCACTCAGCACTACCGCTACCACCGCGATCACCGCAGCTTCAAGTGCGGATACTGCGCAAAGTATTTCAACAGCAAGTACGCATGCGCGGTGCACGAGCGTCTACACACCGGGGAAAACCCCTTCCGGTGCACGGTTCCCGGATGTGGCAACGCCTACCCACAGAAGATTCAGCTGAAACTGCACATGTGTTCTCACAAAATGTGA
- the LOC128230819 gene encoding zinc finger protein 383-like encodes MEALMSQIMINAAYRVQQKARNLPLDLSNYKLLNHTCDPLVNQEDLRSETLDIASSSPIVRRYAPSVGSDLVSDSSVTESSGYVSGLSDDSVHINRELKKPSPQLLVTHDHPFSIKALLGDTPSISADTPSAPAIITSAFSPAPAFVQHFRQFTRQPKNEPSIRSSKDADTFWCHACNALCVDGRDAQNHQRIHQLQDAPSGLRKSLFSKHGYVTRHIRLNDERFQCSLCDKVVAHCFFTKHQRLHDGYFCEICKKEFSTNSRLRDHMNVHSGSKPFTCSICDRKFSKRSSLTQHYRYHRDHRSFKCGYCAKYFNSKYACAVHERLHTGENPFRCTVPGCENKYPQKIQLKLHMCSHKM; translated from the coding sequence ATGGAGGCCCTGATGTCACAAATCATGATAAACGCCGCTTACAGGGTGCAGCAGAAGGCTCGCAACCTTCCCCTAGATCTCTCCAACTACAAGCTTTTGAATCACACATGTGATCCTCTCGTCAACCAGGAAGATCTACGCAGCGAGACGCTTGATATTGCCTCCTCGTCGCCTATCGTCCGTCGGTATGCGCCGAGTGTCGGGTCTGATTTGGTATCGGACTCTTCAGTGACCGAGAGCAGCGGATACGTGTCTGGTTTAAGCGACGACAGCGTTCACATCAACAGGGAGTTAAAGAAACCTTCACCACAGCTGCTTGTGACACATGATCATCCGTTTTCTATCAAAGCTCTTCTCGGCGACACACCAAGTATTTCTGCTGACACACCTTCCGCTCCGGCCATCATAACCAGTGCGTTTAGTCCGGCTCCGGCATTCGTGCAACACTTCCGACAGTTTACCAGACAACCAAAGAACGAGCCATCCATCAGATCTTCAAAAGATGCAGACACGTTTTGGTGTCACGCCTGTAATGCTCTATGTGTTGACGGCCGAGACGCACAGAACCATCAGCGTATACACCAACTCCAGGACGCTCCAAGCGGTCTCCGGAAGTCGCTGTTCTCCAAGCACGGCTATGTCACACGACACATCCGGTTGAACGATGAGCGTTTCCAATGCAGCCTTTGCGACAAAGTGGTGGCGCATTGTTTCTTCACGAAGCATCAGCGACTGCACGACGGCTACTTCTGCGAGATTTGCAAGAAGGAGTTCAGCACCAACAGCCGCCTCCGAGATCACATGAACGTCCACTCCGGAAGTAAGCCGTTCACGTGCTCCATCTGCGACCGGAAATTCTCAAAACGATCCTCGCTCACCCAGCACTACCGCTACCACCGCGATCACCGCAGCTTCAAGTGCGGATACTGcgcaaaatatttcaacagcAAATACGCATGCGCGGTGCACGAGCGACTGCACACCGGGGAAAACCCCTTCCGATGTACGGTTCCCGGATGTGAAAACAAGTACCCACAGAAGATTCAGTTGAAACTGCACATGTGTTCTCACaaaatgtga